A region of Prochlorococcus marinus subsp. pastoris str. CCMP1986 DNA encodes the following proteins:
- the ilvA gene encoding threonine ammonia-lyase, biosynthetic, with protein sequence MEDYLKKILQAKVYEVAKETPLEKANNLSKALKNNIYLKREDLQDVFSFKIRGAFNKMRQLPQSQLANGVITSSAGNHAQGVALSALKLNCSATILMPITTPLVKVNAVRNLKAKVILFGDNYDETYKEALRLSEENNLCFIHPFDDPEVIAGQGTIAIEIEKQVKEPPEAIYVAVGGGGLIAGISLYIKNIWPQVKIIGVEPEDADAMTKSLNNSKLIELASVGQFADGVAVKKVGEKTFEIGRKYIDKMITVNTDEICAAIKDVFEDTRSILEPAGALSIAGMKKDIFESKYANKNMIAIACGANMNFERLRFIAERSALGEYKEAMFAVEIPEKAGSLINFCSLLNNRNLTEFSYRMSNSVNAQIFVGIEVNGVIDKDELLQEFRKSNYPFIDISNDELSKNHLRHMVGGRLPQKFTVLEKSKYIELLYRFEFPERPGALINFLKNMKSNWTISIFHYRNHGSDVGKIVIGVLIDRAEINYWNKFVEFLGYKYWDETNNQTYKLFLGASD encoded by the coding sequence ATGGAAGATTATTTAAAAAAAATACTTCAGGCTAAAGTTTATGAAGTAGCTAAAGAAACACCTTTAGAAAAAGCAAATAATTTAAGTAAAGCACTTAAAAATAATATTTATTTGAAAAGAGAAGATCTTCAAGATGTATTTTCTTTTAAAATAAGAGGTGCCTTTAATAAAATGAGACAATTACCACAATCACAACTTGCTAATGGAGTCATAACATCAAGTGCTGGTAATCATGCACAAGGAGTAGCACTAAGTGCATTGAAATTAAATTGTAGCGCAACTATATTAATGCCAATAACTACTCCTTTAGTAAAAGTAAATGCTGTTAGAAATTTAAAAGCAAAAGTTATATTATTCGGTGATAATTATGATGAAACCTATAAGGAAGCATTACGCCTTAGTGAAGAAAATAATTTATGCTTTATTCATCCATTCGATGATCCTGAAGTAATAGCTGGCCAAGGAACAATTGCCATTGAAATAGAAAAACAAGTCAAAGAACCACCAGAAGCAATATATGTTGCGGTTGGAGGAGGAGGTTTAATAGCTGGTATTTCTTTATACATAAAAAATATTTGGCCACAAGTAAAAATAATTGGTGTAGAGCCTGAAGATGCTGATGCGATGACTAAATCCCTAAATAACTCAAAATTAATAGAATTAGCATCAGTTGGTCAATTTGCTGATGGCGTAGCAGTAAAAAAAGTTGGAGAAAAAACCTTTGAAATCGGAAGAAAATATATCGACAAAATGATAACTGTAAATACTGATGAAATATGTGCCGCTATTAAGGATGTTTTTGAAGATACCAGATCAATCCTAGAACCAGCTGGAGCTCTATCTATTGCAGGAATGAAAAAGGATATATTCGAATCTAAATACGCAAACAAAAATATGATTGCCATCGCATGTGGTGCAAATATGAATTTCGAAAGACTACGATTTATAGCAGAAAGATCTGCACTTGGAGAGTACAAAGAAGCAATGTTTGCCGTTGAAATACCAGAAAAAGCGGGCAGCTTAATTAATTTCTGTAGTTTGTTAAATAATAGAAATTTAACAGAATTTAGCTATAGGATGTCCAATTCAGTTAATGCTCAAATATTTGTAGGAATCGAGGTTAATGGAGTAATCGATAAAGATGAACTATTACAAGAATTTAGGAAATCAAATTATCCTTTTATAGATATAAGTAATGATGAATTATCTAAAAATCATCTAAGACATATGGTAGGTGGTCGTTTGCCTCAAAAATTCACCGTACTTGAAAAATCAAAATATATTGAATTGCTATATAGATTTGAGTTTCCAGAAAGGCCAGGAGCATTAATAAATTTTCTAAAAAATATGAAATCAAATTGGACAATAAGCATCTTTCATTATAGAAATCATGGTTCTGATGTAGGAAAAATTGTTATAGGAGTATTAATAGATCGTGCTGAAATTAATTACTGGAATAAATTTGTTGAATTCTTAGGATATAAATACTGGGACGAAACTAATAATCAAACATATAAATTATTCCTTGGTGCATCTGATTAA